Proteins co-encoded in one Malus domestica chromosome 09, GDT2T_hap1 genomic window:
- the LOC103421684 gene encoding triacylglycerol lipase 2-like isoform X2: MENPWTIILVVALLWVSVVAATRTKLQSIENVDGGICKSMLETQGYTCQEHKVTTEDGYILGLQRIPMGRSGDETPNKKPVLLQHGLLVDASAWLLNPPDQALAFILADNGFDVWLANTRGTNSSRGHTSLTPNDPAYWDWSWDELAAYDLPALFKYVNNQTGQNLHYVGHSLGTLTALAAFSQEKLLNLLRSAALLSPIAYLGQMSSLFIRIFVDLFLAEKQKLLGLHEVPNSETKELVDFICNTLGVDCTDLFETITGPNCCLSSASKAALFKNFPRSTATKNIIHLSQRWEP, translated from the exons ATGGAAAATCCTTGGACCATTATACTTGTTGTGGCTCTACTTTGGGTTTCAGTAGTTGCAGCAACAAGAACTAAGCTGCAATCCATCGAAAATGTCGATGGCGGCATTTGCAAATCAATGTTGGAGACACAGGGCTATActtgccaagaacataaa GTAACAACTGAAGACGGTTACATCCTCGGCTTGCAGAGAATTCCAATGGGACGGTCTGGTGACGAAACACCAAACAAGAAGCCTGTTCTGTTACAACATGGGCTCTTAGTG GATGCTTCAGCATGGCTACTCAATCCGCCGGATCAAGCTTTGGCATTTATCTTGGCAGACAATGGTTTTGATGTATGGCTTGCTAACACTCGCGGAACAAATTCTAGTCGTGGACATACATCACTTACTCCTAATGATCCG GCTTACTGGGACTGGTCATGGGATGAATTAGCTGCTTATGATCTTCCGGCTTTATTCAAGTATGTGAACAATCAAACAGGACAAAATTTACACTATGTTGGGCACTCCTTG GGAACTCTGACTGCCCTCGCTGCCTTCTCCCAAGAAAAACTGTTGAACTTGCTAAGATCGGCTGCTTTGCTTAGCCCAATCGCTTACCTGGGTCAGATGTCCTCGCTGTTTATAAGGATTTTTGTGGACTTATTTTTAGCAGAA AAACAGAAATTGTTGGGTTTGCATGAAGTTCCAAACAG tgagacaaaagaactTGTGGACTTTATCTGCAATACACTAGGCGTTGACTGCACCGACTTATTTGAAACTATAACAG GCCCAAATTGCTGCCTCAGTTCTGCAAGCAAGGCTGCTTTATTTAAGAACTTCCCCCGGTCTACGGCGACAAAGAACATAATACATCTGTCTCAGA GATGGGAACCCTAG
- the LOC103421684 gene encoding triacylglycerol lipase 2-like isoform X1: protein MENPWTIILVVALLWVSVVAATRTKLQSIENVDGGICKSMLETQGYTCQEHKVTTEDGYILGLQRIPMGRSGDETPNKKPVLLQHGLLVDASAWLLNPPDQALAFILADNGFDVWLANTRGTNSSRGHTSLTPNDPAYWDWSWDELAAYDLPALFKYVNNQTGQNLHYVGHSLGTLTALAAFSQEKLLNLLRSAALLSPIAYLGQMSSLFIRIFVDLFLAEKQKLLGLHEVPNSETKELVDFICNTLGVDCTDLFETITGPNCCLSSASKAALFKNFPRSTATKNIIHLSQMVRMGTLEMYDYGNEDTNMEHYKQPTPPVYNMANIPKDVPLLLSYGGRDALSDVNDVELLLDNLEDHDKDKLVVEYREDYAHLDFIMSVNANQLVYDPLLAFFKLH from the exons ATGGAAAATCCTTGGACCATTATACTTGTTGTGGCTCTACTTTGGGTTTCAGTAGTTGCAGCAACAAGAACTAAGCTGCAATCCATCGAAAATGTCGATGGCGGCATTTGCAAATCAATGTTGGAGACACAGGGCTATActtgccaagaacataaa GTAACAACTGAAGACGGTTACATCCTCGGCTTGCAGAGAATTCCAATGGGACGGTCTGGTGACGAAACACCAAACAAGAAGCCTGTTCTGTTACAACATGGGCTCTTAGTG GATGCTTCAGCATGGCTACTCAATCCGCCGGATCAAGCTTTGGCATTTATCTTGGCAGACAATGGTTTTGATGTATGGCTTGCTAACACTCGCGGAACAAATTCTAGTCGTGGACATACATCACTTACTCCTAATGATCCG GCTTACTGGGACTGGTCATGGGATGAATTAGCTGCTTATGATCTTCCGGCTTTATTCAAGTATGTGAACAATCAAACAGGACAAAATTTACACTATGTTGGGCACTCCTTG GGAACTCTGACTGCCCTCGCTGCCTTCTCCCAAGAAAAACTGTTGAACTTGCTAAGATCGGCTGCTTTGCTTAGCCCAATCGCTTACCTGGGTCAGATGTCCTCGCTGTTTATAAGGATTTTTGTGGACTTATTTTTAGCAGAA AAACAGAAATTGTTGGGTTTGCATGAAGTTCCAAACAG tgagacaaaagaactTGTGGACTTTATCTGCAATACACTAGGCGTTGACTGCACCGACTTATTTGAAACTATAACAG GCCCAAATTGCTGCCTCAGTTCTGCAAGCAAGGCTGCTTTATTTAAGAACTTCCCCCGGTCTACGGCGACAAAGAACATAATACATCTGTCTCAGA TGGTCAGGATGGGAACCCTAGAAATGTACGATTATGGTAACGAAGACACGAACATGGAACACTACAAGCAGCCTACTCCTCCTGTGTACAACATGGCAAACATTCCGAAGGACGTTCCTCTTCTCCTCAGCTACGGGGGGAGAGATGCGCTTTCTGACGTTAATGACGTGGAGCTTCTGCTTGACAACCTCGAAGATCATGACAAGGACAAGCTTGTGGTAGAGTACAGAGAGGATTATGCtcatttggattttattatGAGTGTGAATGCCAATCAACTTGTGTATGATCCTCTACTGGCCTTCTTCAAGCTCCATTAA
- the LOC139187751 gene encoding uncharacterized protein codes for MFYDGSDESQYYELRCKATRTRHDGRPVNLYFTELKGVWQDLDKRRPIKMVCAADLRTHTEELSKDRVYDFLAGLDNGFDQVRSEILRIKPILGIEECFNLVRREAQRKTTMLGTKAITTSSSMTMVTKSPSPSMRLPPTGTPRSNCTQEDIDKDKLHCNHCNGKQHTEETCFELHGYPEWYWELKKQLKAKGKRTG; via the coding sequence ATGTTTTACGACGGATCCGACGAGTCTCAGTATTATGAACTGAGATGCAAGGCTACACGGACTAGACATGATGGTCGTCCTGTAAATTTATACTTCACAGAATTAAAGGGAGTATGGCAAGATCTTGATAAAAGACGTCCTATCAAGATGGTTTGCGCAGCTGATCTTCGAACTCATACGGAAGAGCTTTCAAAAGACAGGGTGTATGACTTTCTTGCGGGATTAGACAATGGCTTCGACCAAGTCCGGAGTGAAATCCTAAGAATAAAACCCATTCTTGGGATTGAAGAGTGCTTCAATTTGGTTCGACGTGAAGCGCAAAGAAAGACAACTATGCTTGGGACAAAAGCCATAACAACAAGCTCTTCTATGACAATGGTCACCAAATCCCCATCACCATCCATGCGTCTACCACCCACGGGAACACCACGCTCGAACTGTACTCAAGAAGACATTGATAAGGACAAACTTCATTGCAATCACTGCAATGGAAAACAGCACACTGAAGAAACATGTTTTGAATTACATGGGTATCCAGAGTGGTACTGGGAATTAAAAAAACAGTTGAAAGCCAAAGGGAAGCGCACAGGCTAG